One segment of Methylotenera versatilis 79 DNA contains the following:
- the hxlA gene encoding 3-hexulose-6-phosphate synthase: MALTQMALDSLDFDATVALATQVAPHVDILEIGTPCIKHNGIKLLEVLRAKFPNNKILVDLKTADAGFYEAEPFFKAGADIVTVLGISDIGTIKGVIDVANKYGKKAQVDLINVADKAAVTKAVAAAGAHIIGVHTGLDQQAAGQTPFADLALVAGLNLGVEISVAGGVKAATAKQVKDAGATIIVAGAAIYGAADPAASAAEITAIAHA; the protein is encoded by the coding sequence ATGGCTTTAACCCAAATGGCATTAGATTCATTAGATTTTGACGCAACAGTTGCATTAGCAACTCAAGTTGCTCCACACGTGGACATTTTAGAAATCGGTACACCTTGCATCAAGCACAACGGTATCAAATTGCTTGAAGTTTTACGCGCTAAATTCCCAAACAACAAAATTTTAGTTGACTTGAAAACAGCTGATGCTGGTTTCTACGAAGCTGAGCCATTCTTCAAAGCTGGTGCAGACATCGTTACTGTATTAGGTATCTCTGATATCGGTACAATCAAAGGTGTAATCGACGTTGCTAACAAATATGGCAAAAAAGCACAAGTTGACTTGATCAACGTTGCTGATAAAGCTGCTGTTACTAAAGCAGTTGCTGCTGCTGGCGCGCACATCATTGGCGTTCACACTGGTTTAGATCAACAAGCTGCTGGTCAAACTCCTTTTGCTGACTTAGCTTTAGTTGCTGGTTTAAACTTAGGCGTTGAAATCTCAGTTGCTGGTGGCGTTAAAGCTGCTACTGCAAAACAAGTTAAAGATGCTGGCGCAACAATCATCGTTGCTGGTGCTGCTATCTACGGCGCTGCTGATCCTGCTGCTTCTGCTGCTGAAATCACAGCTATTGCTCACGCTTAA
- the hxlB gene encoding 6-phospho-3-hexuloisomerase: MDNQKLILDKLTGILAVTDNAKAAELLKLVDQAGRTFIGGAGRSLLVSRFFAMRLVHSGYNVSMIGEVVTPAIKAGDLLILVSGSGGTETLLPFVKKAKSVGAKLVVISMKKTSAMADVADLVIQIGQDDSFPLTKAMPMGSQFELSTLIFLEAAIADLIAAKGLTEEGMRAIHANLE; the protein is encoded by the coding sequence ATGGATAATCAAAAACTCATTTTAGATAAATTAACCGGTATTTTAGCGGTAACGGACAATGCTAAAGCAGCAGAGTTGTTAAAACTAGTTGACCAAGCTGGTCGCACATTTATTGGTGGCGCAGGTCGTTCACTATTAGTTTCACGTTTTTTTGCGATGCGTTTAGTCCACTCTGGTTACAATGTGAGCATGATTGGTGAAGTAGTTACACCAGCCATCAAAGCAGGTGATTTATTGATTTTGGTTTCAGGTTCAGGCGGCACAGAAACATTGTTACCGTTTGTGAAAAAAGCCAAATCAGTTGGTGCTAAATTGGTTGTTATCTCAATGAAGAAAACTTCTGCAATGGCAGACGTTGCTGATTTAGTGATTCAAATCGGTCAAGATGATAGCTTCCCATTAACAAAAGCAATGCCAATGGGTTCACAGTTTGAATTATCAACATTGATTTTCTTAGAAGCAGCGATTGCAGATTTGATTGCTGCAAAAGGCTTAACTGAAGAAGGCATGCGCGCGATTCATGCAAATTTGGAATAA
- a CDS encoding HisA/HisF-related TIM barrel protein: MKIIPVIDLMQGQVVHAKFGLRSQYLPIQSSLCNGSAPLVVVAALLELYPFQTLYIADLDAILGVGHHAELIEIISNTYPQLTIWLDSGIRQVNARALYPSNQNQSNRIKPVVGSENIANLQDYRAISDACESQHILSLDYSATSAMGIVELHASAHYWPDDTICMTLNAVGSTQGIDCERLHSLIKLNQVRKKPSRLYAAGGVRDINDIQQLNKLGIAGVLIATALHSGKLSHADLQLLGV; this comes from the coding sequence TTGAAAATTATTCCCGTGATTGATCTAATGCAGGGCCAAGTTGTACACGCTAAATTCGGCTTGCGCAGTCAATATCTGCCGATTCAATCCAGTTTATGCAATGGTAGCGCACCGTTGGTTGTTGTTGCGGCATTGCTGGAATTATACCCATTTCAAACACTGTATATCGCAGATTTAGATGCCATTTTGGGCGTTGGTCATCACGCTGAGTTAATCGAAATCATCAGCAATACTTACCCGCAATTAACTATATGGCTAGACTCTGGCATTCGCCAAGTAAACGCACGCGCCCTTTATCCATCTAATCAAAATCAATCCAATCGAATCAAACCTGTCGTTGGCAGCGAAAATATTGCCAATTTACAAGATTATCGCGCGATTAGCGACGCTTGCGAGAGTCAGCATATATTGTCTCTGGATTATTCTGCCACCAGCGCAATGGGTATTGTTGAGTTGCATGCATCAGCACACTATTGGCCAGATGACACCATTTGCATGACGCTAAACGCGGTTGGTAGTACACAAGGGATTGATTGTGAAAGACTTCATTCTTTAATCAAATTAAATCAAGTCAGAAAAAAACCGTCTAGATTATATGCGGCTGGTGGCGTTAGAGATATTAACGACATTCAACAGTTAAATAAACTTGGCATTGCAGGTGTATTAATCGCAACCGCGCTACATTCGGGCAAATTAAGCCATGCAGATTTACAACTTTTAGGTGTTTAA
- a CDS encoding ATP-grasp domain-containing protein: MAIKKIPAKKIPIKKIFVCEFVTAGGFNHLDLPAGLVAEATLMRDALLRDLSTLPYEISTTIDARLSAPEYCDDCLTIDANQDVWDIWASQVQLADAVWLIAPETDGLLQKLTALAVQKGKLVLGSGADAIQITSEKLATYNLLQQAGIATIPTYTVENWPKTAGRWLVKPNDGAGCDGIVIFDDADNLTNWLAQNNKSPRYVIQPYRQGIPASISCVMHQGRAQVLSCNTQMIISEKNGLTYAGSQVNGMQHLWHVFELIAQKITETLADLNGYVGIDVLVNELIVDTQNENLITVVEINPRLTTSYAVLADAIATNPAELIINTFTQPNFVWPALKRHVVSVHV; this comes from the coding sequence ATGGCTATAAAAAAAATACCTGCAAAAAAAATACCGATTAAAAAAATATTCGTATGCGAATTTGTCACGGCAGGCGGTTTTAATCACCTAGATTTACCTGCAGGATTGGTAGCTGAGGCGACATTGATGCGTGATGCCTTGTTGCGCGATTTATCGACTTTGCCTTATGAGATAAGTACAACGATTGATGCGCGTTTAAGTGCGCCTGAATATTGCGATGACTGCCTGACAATTGATGCTAATCAAGACGTATGGGATATTTGGGCGAGCCAAGTACAGTTAGCAGATGCCGTTTGGTTGATTGCGCCAGAAACGGATGGATTATTACAAAAGTTAACCGCATTAGCCGTGCAAAAAGGCAAGTTAGTATTAGGCAGCGGCGCGGATGCTATTCAAATTACCAGCGAAAAACTCGCAACTTATAATCTTTTGCAACAGGCTGGTATTGCAACTATACCCACTTATACAGTGGAAAACTGGCCTAAAACAGCAGGGCGTTGGCTAGTAAAACCAAATGATGGTGCAGGTTGCGATGGAATCGTCATATTTGATGATGCAGATAATTTAACGAATTGGCTGGCGCAAAATAATAAAAGCCCCCGTTACGTGATTCAGCCTTATCGGCAGGGTATTCCAGCCAGTATTTCATGCGTGATGCATCAAGGTCGCGCGCAGGTGTTAAGCTGTAATACACAAATGATTATTAGCGAAAAAAATGGGTTAACTTATGCGGGTAGCCAAGTAAATGGCATGCAACATCTTTGGCATGTGTTTGAATTGATCGCGCAAAAAATAACGGAAACACTTGCCGATTTAAACGGTTATGTAGGAATTGATGTGCTAGTGAACGAGCTAATAGTCGACACGCAAAATGAAAATCTAATTACAGTGGTAGAAATCAATCCGCGTTTAACAACGAGTTATGCAGTATTAGCAGACGCCATTGCCACGAACCCAGCAGAGTTGATTATCAATACTTTCACGCAACCCAATTTTGTTTGGCCAGCTTTAAAACGTCATGTGGTGAGTGTGCATGTCTAA
- a CDS encoding hydantoinase/oxoprolinase family protein — protein MSNFIQPKIIGWDIGGAHLKAVLLDTNGAQLSCIQLPCPLWRGLNELEVAIEAVFSLMDVRPDEALHALTMTGELVDLFPNRHTGVCEIAKYVMDLLGRNTFFYAANNGFVKFENVAEYTAQIASTNWHASARLLAEHVQDALLIDIGSTTSDIIPIAHAKVALQDLSDASRMQHDTLVYTGVVRTPIMAVAQKITINDNGLIVEMNVAAEFFATMADVYRLTGELSVENDMAETADSKGKTKQESARRLARMVGCDLEDKPIETWIKLAFSFRAIQLKQLKAAILKHLKPNMPIIGAGAGSFLVKVLATELGCEYRSLTDILKSDISSNDMLNVLQQTDLEVCFPAYAVARLALVNQLLKAISA, from the coding sequence ATGTCTAATTTTATTCAACCTAAAATTATTGGCTGGGATATTGGTGGCGCACATCTTAAAGCTGTGTTGTTAGATACAAATGGCGCACAGCTAAGCTGCATACAATTGCCTTGTCCGCTTTGGCGTGGATTAAATGAGCTTGAAGTTGCGATTGAAGCAGTTTTTAGCCTAATGGATGTGCGACCTGATGAAGCATTACACGCATTGACGATGACTGGCGAATTAGTGGATTTATTTCCTAATCGTCACACAGGCGTATGCGAAATTGCAAAATATGTTATGGACTTGTTAGGGCGGAATACATTTTTTTATGCGGCAAATAACGGCTTTGTGAAATTTGAAAATGTTGCTGAATATACGGCGCAAATCGCTTCTACCAATTGGCATGCAAGCGCGCGATTATTGGCTGAGCATGTGCAAGATGCATTACTGATTGATATTGGCAGTACAACTAGCGATATTATCCCGATTGCGCACGCTAAAGTAGCGCTACAAGATTTATCAGATGCTAGCCGCATGCAGCATGACACATTGGTTTATACCGGTGTTGTGCGTACGCCGATAATGGCAGTCGCACAAAAAATAACTATTAATGACAATGGCTTAATTGTTGAAATGAATGTTGCAGCAGAATTTTTTGCGACGATGGCTGATGTATATCGATTAACTGGCGAATTATCTGTTGAAAATGATATGGCCGAAACCGCGGATAGCAAAGGTAAAACAAAACAGGAATCAGCGCGTAGATTGGCGCGCATGGTGGGTTGCGACCTGGAAGATAAACCGATTGAAACATGGATAAAACTGGCTTTTTCATTTAGAGCTATACAATTAAAACAACTCAAAGCGGCGATTTTAAAACATCTTAAACCTAATATGCCTATTATCGGCGCGGGTGCAGGCAGTTTTTTGGTGAAAGTGTTGGCGACAGAATTAGGTTGCGAATATCGTTCACTTACAGATATTCTAAAATCGGATATTTCATCGAATGACATGCTTAACGTTTTGCAGCAAACAGATTTAGAAGTGTGTTTTCCCGCTTATGCGGTTGCGCGTTTAGCTTTAGTTAACCAATTATTGAAGGCTATTTCTGCATGA
- the pabB gene encoding aminodeoxychorismate synthase component I, whose amino-acid sequence MSLLQYELAYQSDSALLFEQIAHQQWAMLLDSGQAINPSTGLAGSQYGRYDILVAEPIITLVTKNKQTTINQNGQTNTSEEDPFALLNYLLNQYKVGKNNAILSDLNPNKTAHADYPFSGGALGYFAYDLARSIEKLPNIAAPVADTPEMMVGFYDWAVIFDHREKKCILVSHGLTDTVKENWQALCTRFDVMVLQAKSSTESLFQVTSNIQSNLSKYQYFQAFNKVKSYIDAGDCYQVNLAQRFSAQVQGDSWQAYKKLREISPAPFMAYMNLPLNDSENFQVLSNSPERFLQTDGDHVETRPIKGTRPRSQDAAQDLAYAQELQNSLKDKAENVMIVDLLRNDLGKNCIIGSVKADTLFQLQSFANVHHLVSIVTGKLKPNATAVDLLKGCFPGGSITGAPKLRAMQIIEELEPHQRGLYCGAIGYIGFDGKMDTNIAIRTAVVCQNTLSFYAGGGIVADSVADKEYNETLDKASSLKAILAHFSVTSEG is encoded by the coding sequence ATGAGTTTATTGCAATATGAATTAGCTTATCAAAGTGATAGCGCATTGCTATTTGAGCAGATTGCGCATCAACAATGGGCGATGTTATTGGATAGTGGACAGGCGATTAACCCAAGTACAGGCTTAGCGGGCAGCCAATATGGTCGTTACGATATTCTGGTTGCAGAGCCAATTATTACATTGGTCACTAAAAATAAACAGACCACAATCAACCAAAATGGCCAGACAAATACTTCTGAAGAGGATCCATTTGCTTTACTGAATTACTTACTTAACCAATATAAAGTAGGCAAAAATAACGCAATACTTAGTGATTTAAATCCCAATAAAACAGCACATGCAGATTATCCATTTTCTGGTGGGGCATTAGGTTATTTTGCTTATGATTTAGCACGCAGTATCGAAAAACTACCGAATATTGCCGCGCCAGTTGCTGATACGCCGGAAATGATGGTTGGCTTTTATGATTGGGCGGTGATATTTGATCATCGTGAAAAAAAGTGTATCTTGGTTTCGCATGGTTTAACGGATACGGTAAAAGAAAACTGGCAAGCGCTTTGCACAAGGTTTGATGTGATGGTTTTGCAAGCGAAAAGCTCAACTGAAAGCCTATTTCAAGTTACTTCTAATATTCAATCAAACTTAAGCAAGTACCAATATTTTCAAGCGTTTAATAAGGTTAAGTCTTATATCGACGCGGGTGATTGTTACCAAGTTAATTTAGCACAGCGTTTTTCAGCGCAAGTGCAGGGCGATAGTTGGCAAGCGTACAAAAAATTGCGTGAAATTAGCCCAGCACCTTTTATGGCTTATATGAATTTGCCGTTAAATGATTCAGAAAATTTCCAAGTATTATCTAATTCGCCCGAGCGTTTTTTACAGACCGATGGCGATCATGTTGAAACACGGCCAATTAAAGGTACGCGCCCAAGATCGCAGGATGCCGCACAAGATTTAGCTTATGCACAAGAACTGCAAAACAGCCTGAAAGACAAGGCTGAAAATGTGATGATTGTGGATTTATTGCGCAATGATTTGGGTAAAAATTGCATCATTGGTAGCGTAAAAGCCGATACATTATTTCAATTGCAAAGTTTTGCCAATGTGCATCATTTGGTGAGTATTGTTACTGGAAAATTAAAACCTAATGCAACCGCAGTGGATTTGTTAAAGGGCTGTTTTCCAGGCGGCTCTATTACCGGCGCGCCCAAACTACGTGCCATGCAGATTATCGAAGAGTTAGAGCCGCATCAGCGTGGGCTTTATTGTGGCGCGATTGGTTATATTGGATTCGATGGAAAAATGGATACGAACATTGCCATCCGCACCGCAGTCGTCTGCCAAAATACATTGAGTTTTTACGCGGGTGGCGGCATTGTGGCAGACTCTGTTGCCGATAAAGAGTACAACGAAACTTTGGATAAAGCCTCCAGTCTTAAGGCCATATTAGCGCATTTTTCAGTCACTTCTGAAGGTTAA
- a CDS encoding amino acid kinase family protein, protein MEPFVNVRDRPIWIVKIGGSLLGSPELERWLAIFAKFSDGNIIIVPGGGVFADAVRDAQKLSKISDACAHRLAVLAMDQYGLLLANMNPLLATARTQLEIDERTWQHRGIVWLPSHMVLSDDSIPQSWNVTSDSIAAWLAQKLNAQHLILVKSDKPNTAELSLKVMTQNGVLDEAFSDFVLNKTFGKWMLNKTDYTHFLEGLSELTLDKVGSSIH, encoded by the coding sequence ATGGAACCGTTTGTAAACGTACGCGACAGGCCTATTTGGATCGTTAAAATCGGCGGCAGCCTTTTGGGCTCACCTGAATTAGAGCGTTGGTTGGCTATATTTGCGAAATTCAGTGATGGCAATATTATTATCGTGCCGGGCGGTGGCGTGTTTGCCGATGCGGTACGTGATGCGCAAAAACTATCTAAGATTAGCGACGCCTGTGCGCATCGTTTAGCGGTATTGGCGATGGACCAATACGGTCTGTTATTGGCAAATATGAATCCGCTACTTGCCACCGCAAGAACGCAGCTGGAAATTGATGAACGCACATGGCAACATCGCGGAATAGTCTGGCTACCCAGCCATATGGTACTTTCAGACGATAGTATTCCACAAAGTTGGAATGTGACATCTGACAGTATTGCGGCTTGGTTGGCACAAAAACTCAATGCGCAGCATTTGATTTTAGTAAAATCAGACAAACCCAATACCGCAGAATTAAGCCTTAAAGTGATGACGCAAAATGGCGTGTTAGACGAAGCATTTAGTGATTTTGTATTGAATAAAACGTTTGGTAAATGGATGTTAAATAAAACTGATTACACACACTTTTTAGAAGGTTTAAGTGAGTTAACTCTGGATAAAGTAGGCTCTTCAATTCATTAA
- a CDS encoding 4a-hydroxytetrahydrobiopterin dehydratase: MTAAVYSEAEVKAKLESELPQWFLESGWIRRKYKTSGWKATLMVVNTIGHLAEAAWHHPDLTVSYAFVIVKLQTHDAKGITDKDFELALKIEQVIGWQPAKEANADGSKSALEGTPNDDARFKYIKYD, translated from the coding sequence ATGACAGCAGCCGTTTATTCAGAAGCCGAAGTAAAAGCAAAACTTGAAAGTGAACTGCCACAGTGGTTTTTAGAAAGTGGCTGGATACGTCGTAAATATAAAACCAGCGGCTGGAAAGCCACTTTGATGGTGGTGAATACAATCGGACATTTAGCAGAAGCGGCTTGGCATCACCCGGATTTAACCGTTTCTTATGCCTTTGTCATCGTTAAGTTACAGACACATGATGCCAAAGGTATCACGGATAAAGACTTTGAATTGGCGTTAAAAATCGAGCAAGTTATTGGTTGGCAACCAGCTAAAGAGGCGAATGCGGACGGTTCAAAAAGTGCTTTGGAAGGTACGCCAAATGATGACGCTAGGTTTAAATATATTAAATACGATTAG
- a CDS encoding efflux RND transporter permease subunit, producing MMSALVRFSIRFYGVIIGLASLMVFYGLYSLQRANLDVFPEFSPTQIIIQTESPGLSAELVESLVTQPIETSIAGTVGVADLRSQSIPGLSIVTVIFDEDAGTNTEAIYRNRQAVAERLNTLTNQIPKGITPNITPLTSSASTVLGFGVTSKTRSLMELRTIVDWTITPHLLAIPGVADVNVFGGEVRQFQVLIDPAKLVRYQININDVLLAAQKATGVSGAGYIQNNNQRLIVNTEGQATNAATLAKATLLHKNGHTIHLGDIGRVVEGAAPSISAAAINQETGVYLSVQGQLGANTHAVTLAIEAALQELKPTLAAEQVVLHEGLFRPANFIETAIDGVRTDILIGSVLVIAVLFLFLFNVRTAFISATAIPLSLLTAIVVLHYFNIGLNIMVLGGLAIALGEVVDDAIIDTENIFRRLRENRLLANPQPIAKVVYHASMEVRSSVVYATVIVALVFMPLLTLGGVAGKLFAPLGFAYIAAIMASLVVALTLTPALCYLMLGNAELSAEDSPMIKTIKRGYIKLLYKIEKQYKVILALSFVLIALGLGILPLFKSQFIPALHEGHFIMHMTAVPGTSETESLRLGKQVAKVIGEIPGVKSVTQWVGRAQNGADTFGTHYSEFEIEIGTLSGEEQDRILADIREELAGDATDEDNDGKAEIGFVGVNFAINTFLTERIEETISGYAASVVINIYGNDLDALDRDAQKVASVVSSIKGAEDVLVQSPPGTPQAVIRLRPDALSRWGLQPVDVLDMIRTAYESVPIGQIYLGSRVVGLSVVLEDEARDDIGDIGNIPLFNPDGKLLHLKDIAFISQENGRSKILHAGAKRIQTVTTNVQGRDIESFTKDLKNHLKNDVNLNVGNYLEFTGEAEANAKSREDLIVHSLFAGIAIFLMLYIAFGRLRNLLLTFANLPFALIGGVIAAMFTGGWLSLGSLVGFVTLFGITLRNSIMMVSHFQHLIDEENCVWTLETCIRGASERLPSVLMTALVTALGLLPLAIGSGQPGREIEGPMATIIVGGLVTSTILNLLILPAIMLHFGRFERKASFD from the coding sequence ATGATGTCGGCATTGGTGCGTTTTTCCATCCGCTTTTATGGCGTGATTATTGGGCTCGCAAGCCTAATGGTCTTCTATGGTTTGTACAGTTTACAAAGAGCAAATTTAGATGTTTTCCCTGAGTTTTCACCCACGCAAATCATCATTCAAACAGAATCGCCTGGCCTATCGGCAGAATTAGTCGAAAGCCTAGTCACTCAGCCAATAGAAACCAGCATTGCAGGCACCGTAGGCGTGGCGGATTTACGCTCACAATCCATTCCAGGTTTATCCATCGTTACCGTCATATTTGATGAAGATGCAGGCACCAACACTGAAGCGATTTATCGCAATCGGCAAGCGGTTGCAGAACGTCTAAACACGCTGACTAATCAGATTCCAAAGGGAATCACACCCAATATCACCCCGCTCACTTCATCCGCCAGCACGGTTTTAGGCTTTGGCGTGACTTCAAAAACACGCAGCTTGATGGAGTTGCGCACGATTGTCGACTGGACAATCACGCCACATTTATTGGCAATTCCTGGTGTGGCGGATGTGAATGTTTTTGGTGGCGAAGTACGACAGTTTCAAGTGCTGATTGACCCTGCAAAGCTAGTGCGCTACCAAATCAATATTAACGATGTATTATTGGCGGCACAAAAAGCCACTGGCGTTAGCGGTGCGGGTTATATTCAAAATAACAACCAACGTCTGATTGTGAATACGGAAGGCCAAGCAACTAATGCTGCTACGCTAGCAAAAGCTACCCTGCTGCATAAAAATGGCCACACAATCCATTTGGGTGATATTGGGCGCGTGGTAGAAGGCGCAGCGCCATCGATCAGCGCAGCAGCGATCAATCAGGAAACCGGCGTTTATTTATCGGTACAAGGTCAGTTAGGCGCCAACACGCATGCAGTTACATTAGCAATTGAAGCTGCCTTACAAGAACTTAAACCCACATTAGCCGCAGAACAAGTGGTTTTGCATGAAGGCTTATTTCGACCCGCCAATTTTATTGAAACTGCGATTGATGGTGTGCGCACCGATATTTTAATCGGCTCAGTCTTAGTCATTGCTGTTTTATTTTTGTTTTTGTTTAATGTGCGTACGGCTTTCATTTCAGCAACCGCGATTCCCTTATCTCTTCTTACCGCCATTGTAGTGCTGCATTATTTTAATATTGGTTTAAATATTATGGTGCTTGGCGGTTTGGCGATTGCACTAGGCGAAGTTGTCGACGATGCGATTATCGATACTGAAAATATTTTCAGGCGTTTGCGCGAGAATCGTTTGCTCGCAAATCCGCAACCTATCGCAAAAGTCGTTTATCACGCATCGATGGAAGTGCGTAGCTCTGTGGTTTATGCGACAGTCATCGTCGCGCTGGTATTTATGCCGTTACTGACTTTAGGCGGCGTCGCGGGTAAATTATTTGCGCCCTTAGGTTTTGCCTACATCGCCGCTATCATGGCATCACTTGTCGTCGCGCTGACTTTAACACCAGCTTTGTGTTATCTTATGCTGGGCAATGCTGAATTGTCGGCTGAAGATTCGCCTATGATTAAAACCATCAAACGTGGTTACATAAAATTACTCTATAAAATCGAAAAACAATACAAAGTAATCCTAGCGCTGAGCTTTGTATTGATTGCATTAGGTTTAGGTATTCTGCCTTTGTTTAAAAGCCAATTTATCCCCGCTTTGCATGAAGGTCATTTTATTATGCATATGACAGCTGTGCCAGGCACCTCAGAAACTGAGTCTTTGAGGCTTGGCAAACAGGTAGCTAAGGTAATTGGTGAAATCCCAGGTGTTAAGTCAGTCACGCAATGGGTGGGACGTGCGCAAAATGGTGCTGACACTTTTGGCACGCATTACAGCGAATTTGAAATTGAAATTGGTACCTTATCTGGTGAAGAACAAGACCGCATTCTGGCAGATATTCGTGAAGAACTGGCAGGTGACGCGACTGATGAAGACAATGATGGTAAAGCCGAAATTGGCTTTGTAGGTGTCAATTTTGCCATCAATACTTTCTTAACTGAGCGAATCGAAGAAACCATTTCAGGCTATGCTGCATCGGTAGTGATTAATATTTATGGTAATGATTTAGACGCGCTAGATCGCGATGCACAAAAAGTAGCCAGTGTCGTTTCCAGCATCAAAGGTGCGGAAGATGTATTAGTGCAATCGCCGCCAGGAACGCCACAAGCGGTGATACGTCTACGCCCAGATGCACTATCGCGCTGGGGGTTGCAGCCAGTTGACGTACTAGATATGATTCGCACCGCTTATGAAAGTGTACCGATTGGGCAAATTTATTTGGGCAGTCGCGTAGTCGGCTTAAGCGTGGTGTTAGAAGACGAGGCGCGCGACGATATAGGCGATATTGGCAATATTCCGCTATTTAACCCAGATGGAAAATTATTACATTTAAAAGATATTGCGTTTATCAGCCAAGAAAATGGCCGTTCTAAAATTTTACACGCTGGCGCAAAACGCATTCAAACCGTTACCACGAATGTGCAAGGTCGCGATATTGAAAGCTTTACCAAAGACTTAAAAAACCACCTCAAAAATGATGTTAACTTAAACGTTGGCAATTATTTAGAGTTCACAGGCGAAGCAGAAGCCAACGCAAAATCACGCGAAGATCTCATCGTGCATTCACTTTTCGCTGGCATTGCCATATTTTTAATGCTGTATATCGCATTTGGTCGCCTGCGCAATTTATTACTCACATTTGCCAACCTGCCATTTGCGTTAATTGGTGGCGTCATTGCGGCTATGTTTACTGGTGGCTGGTTATCATTAGGCTCTTTGGTCGGCTTTGTCACACTATTCGGCATCACGCTACGCAACAGCATTATGATGGTTTCACATTTTCAACATTTAATCGATGAGGAAAACTGCGTGTGGACTTTAGAAACCTGCATTCGCGGCGCATCTGAACGCTTGCCATCTGTATTAATGACCGCGCTAGTGACCGCATTGGGTTTACTGCCACTGGCTATCGGTAGCGGTCAGCCAGGCCGCGAAATCGAAGGTCCAATGGCGACCATTATCGTTGGTGGCTTGGTCACTTCTACTATTTTGAATTTACTTATTTTGCCCGCGATTATGTTGCATTTTGGGCGATTTGAAAGAAAGGCTAGTTTTGACTAA